Part of the Deltaproteobacteria bacterium GWC2_65_14 genome, CGGGAGGAGGGGAACTCCTCCTGTTTCTCTGAAGGACCCCGCGGGAAAGGAGAGGCGTGCCATGCCGTACGTGAACGTGAAGATCACCCGGGAAGGGGCCACGGCCGAGCAGAAGGCGGAAGTGATCCGCCGGATGACGCAGGTTCTGGTGGAGGTGCTGGGAAAGAACCCCGAGACCACCATCGTCGTGATCGAGGAGGTCGATACCGACAACTGGGGGATCGGCGGAAAGACGGTGACCGAGCGGCGCAGACAAAAGGGGTGAGGCGGGACCCGGGAGGATCCATCCCGGGATTTTCCGGAGGTGATGGCAGGCAGCTTCCGTAAAAATCCCTGGTCCGACTCAAGTAATCAGAGGATCCTTTTCTCTTCTTCCGGAATATATCTTGACAATCCGTTTCTTGCCGAATCATCATGAGGTATTCCAAATTTTATTTCGGAGGATTGTATGGACAAGAAGGTGTTGATCGAGCTTACGACGGAAATAGTATCGGCGCATGCTTCCGTAAATGAGATGAAGCGGGAGGATCTTCTGGACGAGATTCAGGCCGTGTTCCAGAAGTTGAGTTCCCTGGTCGGCGTGGAAGGGGATGCCTTGGCGGAGGGAACCGGGGAAGTCAAGCCGGCGATTCCGGTGCATGCGGCGTTCGGATCGGACAAGGTCTATTGCATGGAGTGCGGAAAAGGGTTCGTGACGCTGAAAAAGCATCTGGCGGTCGCCCACAACCAGACCCCGAAGGAATACCGGAAGAAGTTCGGCGTCCCGTCGAAAACGCCGCTCGTGGCGCGGAAATATTCCGAATCGAAGAAGAGGATCGCGCAAAAGCTCGGCCTGGCGGAAAAGCTCGCCGCGGGCCGGAAGAAGCGCGCGAAGTAGCGGAGTCGCCCCGCAGGAACGGACATCCCGCCCGCCCGGCGCTCCCGGGCGGGCATGTTATTGAAAAAAACCCCCCGCGTTCCCCCGCCTTGAGGCAAAATAGAGGGAAGGAGCGATTTTCGGGATTTCCCGCCGTCGATACCCACCGAGTCGTTGCGAAAGGAGGCGCAGGATGCCGTACGCCGCGAAGGATTACAAAAAGCTGATCGGGATGAAAGGATTCAGCGACACCCTGTTGACGAACCATTTCAAGCTTTACGAGGGATACGTGACGAACACGAACAAGGCGATCGACACCCTCGGGGCGATGCTTGCGGAGGGAAAGACCGGAACCCCAGAGTATGCGGAGATCAAGCGCCGGTTCGGATGGGAGTGGAACGGCATGCGGCTCCACGAGTACTACTTCGGGAACCTGGGCGGCAAGGGAACGCTGGACCCCGGAAGCCGGCTCGGCAAGGCGCTGGCGGCCGAGTTCGGCAGCGTCGAGAAGTGGGAGGCCGATTTCCGGGCGTCGGGAGCGATGCGCGGGATCGGATGGGTGGTCCTCTACCAGGACACGGTCGGGAAGAGGTTCTTCAACAGCTGGGTGAACGAGCACGACATGGGGCATCCGGCCGGCGCCTCGCCGATCCTGGTACTGGACGTCTTCGAGCATGCCTTCATGACCGACTACGGGCTGAAGAAGGCGGACTATATCGCGGCGTTCTTCCAGAGCATCGACTGGAAGGCGGCCGAGGCGCGGCTGACGTAGCGCCGGATCGCGCGATCCGAAATCATCGTACCGGGCTATCCAGGGAAGATCCTGCATAGCCCGTTTTTTTCAGGAGACGACGCCGCCCCGTGGACTACTACTCGCAAGGAAGCCTGGTCGCCGCGATCGTGGCCCTGGCGATCGCGGGGTACCTGAGGGTCTGGGCGAAGAACGACCGGGAGGCCTGCGCCTTCGCGGACCTGTCGTTCCTGATCTTCCTCTGGTGCTTTCCCGAGTACCTCTGGAAGACGCTCGATTCCGCCTTCTGGCACAAGGTGAGCCTGGCCGGGGTGATGTTCATCCCGCCGTTCGTGCTCCGGTATGCCGGGACGGCGGTGCCGACGCGGCCCCGCTGGTACTCCACTCTCTTTATCGCCGGGGTCTGGACCGGCGCCGTCTTCGCCCTCGCGATGCTGGACGACCGGCTCTTCGAATCCCGCTGGTACAACGTCGCGGCCCTCTTCTACATCTACCCCTACCTGGGACTCTCGCTCTACATCGTGGTCCGGCACGGCTTCGGGGCGAACCCTTCCTCGATCGAGCGGAAGAAGTACCAGTTCCTGCTCGTCGGCGGCGGGATCGCCAGCCTCGTGGCGCCGATGAATTTCCTGCCGGGAACGGGGGTGGCCTTCCCGCCGATCGCCGCCTTCGCGGTCCTGCTCTTTTTCTACTTCATGGCGACCGGGATCCTGCATCTCCATTTCTTCGAGTTCCCCGACATCGTGGGACGTGCGATCATCCTGGTCATCCAGGTGTTCGCCTTCGCCGTGGTCTTCGGGGTGCTGGAGCTGGTCTCCGGCCGCACCTTCTGGTTCCCGCTCGCGGGGATCTTCCTCATCTCCTTCTTCCTGCTCACCTTCTACCCCGTGATGATGCGCAAGCTCGGAAGCATCTCCTCGGAACTGCTCGTCCGGGAGTCGCGGAAAATCCAGGCGTGGGTCGGAGAGTTCGCGAAGCGGTTCCCCGAGTGCTCCTCTCTCGGGGAGATCGTCCGGACGGTGGAGGAGGCGCTGGGGGGAGTCCCCTTCGTCGCGCGGGCCTCCCTGTGGATCGCCCCCGAGGGAGGGGTCGATGACGGGATCGGGGTGCTTCCCGTGCGCCCCGACGAGTACCTGCGGGCCTTCTCCCGCTTCTCGCGGCGCTTCTCGATGCTCCGGTTCCTCGAGCACGGGGGGTCGCGGGCTGGGGACGTCGCGCTCTGGGAGGATTCCTGGGACGCCTCCTTCCCGATCTTCCTGCGGGGGGAACTCGTCGGCGTCGCCCTCTTCCTGTGGAAGGAGAAGCGCCCCTCCTTCCGGGAGATGGAACTCTTGATCCCGTTTCTGGAGGGGATCGGGCTCGCGGTGGAGAATGTCCGGCAGAAGCAGGGGATCCGCCGGAAGGAGCATTTCGCCACCGTCGGCGAACTGGCGGCGGGGCTGGCCCACGAGGTGCGCACCCCCGTCGGCGTGATCAAGGGGGCCGCCCAGTATCTCTCCCGGGAGGCGGTCCCGAAGGACCGGGAGTTCCTCTCCATCATCGTCGAGGAGGCGGACCGCCTGAACAGCGTGGTGACCGAGTTCCTCGAGTATGCCCGGCCGGAGGACAGGCCGCCCCGGCAGATCTCCCTCCGCGAACCGGTGGAGCGGGCCCTGGAGCGGCTT contains:
- a CDS encoding superoxide dismutase, whose amino-acid sequence is MPYAAKDYKKLIGMKGFSDTLLTNHFKLYEGYVTNTNKAIDTLGAMLAEGKTGTPEYAEIKRRFGWEWNGMRLHEYYFGNLGGKGTLDPGSRLGKALAAEFGSVEKWEADFRASGAMRGIGWVVLYQDTVGKRFFNSWVNEHDMGHPAGASPILVLDVFEHAFMTDYGLKKADYIAAFFQSIDWKAAEARLT
- a CDS encoding tautomerase codes for the protein MPYVNVKITREGATAEQKAEVIRRMTQVLVEVLGKNPETTIVVIEEVDTDNWGIGGKTVTERRRQKG